GAAAAGAACTTTTTGCTGGTGCTGGGATCCAGTACCCAAATGTCGTGCACGCGATCAGCTCTCTGAAGAAATACATGTCCTATGGACATGAATTCAGTCAGGGGGAAACCTTGTTTGTATCACAGAGCCACTGCTAATGTTTATAAAGTAGACGATACTCGTAGGTATGATGCTGAGGACCAAAAGAGTCACAGGTCTTCATCAGAGCCTTCACTTCTTGCTAAAATGGGAGAATCTGCCGCCACAACCTTTGCTTCCATACTAGTTTTGGGCTTAGGCTTTGCTGCTGCAGGTTATATCTACCACAAGTCTTATAAATGGCTCGTGATTAAGAAAATGACACATGCTTTTGAGCCAGGTGATCCTGTGCTCGATTTGGCTGCAATTGGAAAGGATGTTCCTCACAAACCTGGTGGTAGCAACGAACACTGGATATTCCGCCCTGAGCAGGAACGAGTCGATGCCATTGTCATGGGAAGCGTCGCAGGACACTACCACCTTTTGATAGGCGAGAAAGGGTGTGGGAAAAGCAGTATGCTTATCGATGCTATGCGCAAAAACGAGGGCGACGGCGTTGCCATGTTTGAGGCGCATGCGGACCTCGAGATCTTTCGCTTACGTCTTGGCAAAGCTCTTGACTACGAGTACCACGAGGACTACATCGGTGGGTATTTTAGCGAGAGAGGTCCTCGCGAAACCACAGCTCTTCTGGATATCGAACGTGCTCTGAACAAGTTGGAAAAAGTGGCCATGACGAAACGGAAAGAAAGGGGCAAGCCTCTGGTGGTCATTGTAAACCAGATGCATCTTCTCCGCCATAATGACGATGGACGAGATCTGATTGAACTACTTCAGCAGAAAGCTGAGCAGTGGGCTGCTGCCAATATTGTCACGATGGTTTTCAACTCGGATGATTACTGGGTATACGAACGTCTGAAACAGCTGGCTACCAGAATGGAAGTTCTCCCTGTTACCGATCTACCCAAACAGCAGGCTATATCGGCTCTTCGCCGGTATCGACAGAAATACTGGAAGGAGGCCATTGATCACGATATCCTAGAAGAGGTCTACGAAAGGGTTGGCGGACGCTTGAGCTTTCTGAACAGAGTAGCAAAGAGTAAGAATATGCTTGCCACTTGTGAAATAATTAAGGAGATCGAAAAGAAGTGGTTTCTCAATCAATGTTGGATCCTTGGTAAGGAGATGGACGACGATGTCATGGATCAACAAAAGTGGGCTGTAAGTTGGAACAGCTATCATAATTCTGGGAAACAATTTGCTAACCGACTATTACAAGGCTGCTGCCATGAGCCTAGCCAAGGCTTTGATCGACAAAGAAGACGATATGGCGAATCACGAGACATATGACCCAATCGAAGGTCATAAGCTCCCGACATACAAATTCCATATCGCTCAACAAATCATGACCAGATGCGATTTTATTCGAGACCTTGATAGCTTGAACCTTTTCAGCATCACGAGCCAGGCAGATGTTCGAGCGAGCAGCGTACCAATGCACCGTGCGTTCAGAGAGATTTGCTCCGAGCCTGGTTTTGACAAACACCTGGAGCTTACGATCGAGAGAATTGCCGCCATTGAGAGTTTGGGCCGAACCCGCGAGCTTGTCACAAAAGATTTGGTTCTTGGCGGTCAGTACGAGATCGAGCAAACGCGAAAGGGTATCACAATGAAATTGAAGGAAGGAGAGGAGGAACAACCCGAACAGTGGTTTCCTGGAAACGAGGGACCGCCATGCAAAGATTAACGACTGCAATCATTGTTTTATTTGAGGGCATAGAGATATTATGAGCGAGATGATGTAGATGGAAAGGCGCAGATGGATATTTTGGGTCTCGATGAAGTGACCTGTACAACAACTAACCGCACTTGCATAGATTTCCTTGACACATGTCGAAACAACACTACACATAGCTGTACTACTActagtttttctttttgtctaaATTGACAATCATTATTACCTAAATCGAAAGCATCATTCAGTGCATACATGCAGTTTAGGCACTTCGTATTATTAGTAAACAGTGGCTTGCACTTGCCTGCCTCCGGGGGGGCAATAGAAAGGGGTGAATGTTTCGTGAGTGGGTCACGTGGACAAAGCTTGTCACGACAACGCGAGCAAAACATCTCTAGGTTAGCTACGCTGTCAGTTTTTTCGTGACGCCCCACACCTTCTTACTATTTCACCTTACCCTACACGTCTTCATCCGCGTGCTTCAAATGAGATAGGAATCATCGTCGCAAAGCAGCTCATCGATGTCATCGAACGGCACTGGTAACAGCAAGTGGCGTGATTTCCGGCTCGCGTCTACTCTGTTGTCCTTGATACCAGGCTCGCAGCCTAACACGCCACAGAAGCAAAACAACGACGACAAAGCTGCTGCTGATCAGAGCCACGAGAACGAGCAGCAGCACGGAAGCAAACGCCCAAAAGAGCTTCAAGAAGAGCCATATCAGTCACCCGAGGTGGCCCACCAAGACATGGATGCCGAAAACCAGCTAATTGATAGTATCGGGGGGCTGGATAGCTACGAAGACGCCGCCCAGGCCGGTTCAGACGATGGTGGCCATGACCAAGACTTCGGCGTGCTCGAAATGTTCGACAGTAACGCGACACAAGCTCCTTACTCGTCGCAAATCAACAACGCGTCTTTAGATCAAAAGGCACCTGAGGCATTTATGGCAGAGGAGCCACCTTCTACTCAAGCACGAAAGCACAAgcgtgagaagaaggagcgcAAAGGAAAAGACACAACCGACAGTGCATCTCCCCAGCCGACTGGAGAGGAGTCCTCGCGCAAGCATAGAAAGTCCAAGAAAAAGTCAGCGCAACTGGCCGAGATTCCTGATAGCCTTGCCAACCACGTTTCATCAAACACATATCAATCTCTGCCTGGCCAAATTTCAGCTGTCGACCTTAACGATGACGATGCTGCTCCTGCTACGCAAACGAAACGCAAGCGCAAAACCTCCGACTCTGTAGATGGAAAACGGCGCAAGAAGCATCGATCTCGCGATGATGAAGCTGCCGCTGAATCTCAAGAAAACGTGCCAGAAACACAAGAAGGTGCCCCATCTGCATCGGAGGAAGAAAACACACATGACCTTCAAGCTGCATCATTCTTGCACACCAGGAACGCGTCCCGTCCAGGTGCCATCTACGATGATGTTGCAGAGGATACTCCACGATCACCAAGCGCTGCACGCCTTGAGACGCGTGATGCTCAATCCAGAGAGGGGAGTGCTGCTTATGACAAGATGGAGTTGGACGCTTCAGCTGCGCAAGGAAACCAAAACGAAGACATTGAGCAACCTGGCCTCCTCCAATACAATGGGTCGCAAGGCCCGCAAATGGATGATATCGAGATGGAGACCAGACAAGCATGGGGCGAGCAAGTCCACAACGCGcaaaacaacatcaacactcaGGACTCAGCGGGacaagatgatgagatggaggtcCCCACATCTGCACAACGCCCAAACACAACTCATGATGTGTACGACCTTCCAGGAAGCCCTGTTCCAACGCCGAACCCGCCCAGTACAAACACAAAGAAATCGCGGTCGGCCAAGGCgaagaaggccaagccaACATTCTTTGAGAAATCGCCATCCCCTGAGCAGGACGAATACGCTCCGCCACAATCACCCTCTACCACGACGCCAGCTGCTCGAAAACGTGCTAAGAAAGCACCAGGCAGGAAGTCCGATACCAACCATAATGCCCCACCTCAGTCAATCCAGGATGCAGATGATGACCAAAATTCACAACGCCGTGGCCGAATGGATGGCCATACTAAGGGACGGTTCAGCGATGAGGAGCTTAGTCGTATCGCACGAGCAGTCGAGTCATATCGTTCCGCCAACAATATGGAACAGTACAAGTTGAATGAGATGATTCATACCCCTGGAGGCACAACCGCCAGTGATGAGCATGCGGATCTCTGGGCCCAGATCTTTCAAACTTGTCCTGACCGTCACCGGCAAAagatcatcaacatcacccGAAAGAAATTCCACAACTTTGTTGCTCGCGGTACCTGGACCACCGAGCAGGACATGGAGCTTCGTGATCTTATGGAGATTCATGATAAGAAGTGGTCCAAAATCGCTGGTATCATTAACCGCCACCCTGAGGACATTCGAGATCGTTGGCGCAACTACATTGTCTGTGGAGAATCGCAGCGAAAAGATACATGGGAcgaacaagaagaacgcAATCTGACACAGATTGTCATGGAATCGATAGCTCATATCGACCCGAACAATGACAGGCCCTACATGGACCTTATCGACTGGCAGGAGATTAGTAAGCGCATGGGCAGAACTCGTAGTCGACTTCAGTGTATCACGAAATGGAGAGCCATGAACATCAAGACTCATGGCAAGGACAAGTTGGCCTCTAATGCACCCGACTCCTCTATTTCTTTCCGCCTAGAGAAGGCTCGCCGTCAAATCGCCGCCATGCCTGAAGAAGAACGCTACCGCATGGTTATGGCTATTCAAAACACGACGGCGCAAACCGATTCCAAGATCCCTTGGCAGCGACTTGTTGACAAGAAATTTCGTGCCAGCTGGCATCGCCCTACCCAGTCGCTCTTGTGGCGACGCCTGAGACAAACAGTGCCCGgcgaggaagagaaaaacCCAAGTGAATGCGCAACATATTTGATGGGCATGTACAGCCAAACAGGCGAGCTCCCGAATGTCGATGATGCTCTCTACGACGATGCTGCAGAAATGGAGTTCATGAGTTTGATCCCGATAAACCAGCCTATCCACGGCACATCCCACAACGGCGAGAACATCAGTGCCGAACGTGTCGAAGACGAAAATGACGATGAGCAACAGATGGATGAATACGGGGTTCCTAATGAGAACATTCAACCCGATCTGCCCATTGCTCCAATGGGACATCTCGACCCTGCTCCAATGGCATCGATGGACTCGGTCACGCCAGTTGCTGACCTAGCATCTATGGATCCTGCCGAAATGGTTGACCCAGCACTCTCTGCGGAGCCTGTTGAAGCTGTTGAAGCTGTTGAGGCAACGCAACTCGAAGAAAAGCCTGCACTtattgaagaagaagaggcgcCCATTGCCAAGCCAGTTGACACTCCCGAATTCTTTGAGCCTGCACCTCCTAAGGCTACTCGGGTCGCAAAGAGAACAGGTATGGGTAAGGCGAAGGCGCCCAAGACCCCTCGAAAGGCATCAGCTCGGTCCACTCCTGTCAAGGCCACGTCAACCAGGCGAAATACAAGGCGTACCGCAGCTCTTTCTCGAGACCCTATTGAGGATGACGGAGAAGCACAGCTTTCTGCTCCTGGAGATGATAACTCCGAGGTTGACGAGGCCAAGGCCCGCAAGCGAAAGACACCTAGCAGATTTAAATCTACTACTGCCGCCGATTTCTCTGTGGCTGATGACTCGGACAGTGTTATGGATGACATGGAAGACATGCCTGCTCGTATTGTTTGATAGGCAGTGTGTGACTATAGGAGCAAAGAGGAGAGAGGCGAGCAAGGTTAAGAAGTGGTAGGGTATTCATAACCTGACGCACTTGTACAAATTATCGTCAACATGGCTTTAGTATTAGAGCCGGCGTGTAATACTAGTTATGTCTTCAATCGCTAATTTGAAGTGGAGTGGGCTGGGGACGAGAAGACATACCGCCGGCAGTGCACACAGCACTCCTTATTTACAGAGAGACATTAGTTGCAATATATCACTTAAACGCTATATATAATTGACATCGCCATTCCGCCACGTGTCTAGTGATATTGGTAAGGATTAGAACTATATACAAATCCTGGTATCCTCCCTCATCGATCTACTCCAGCCATCTACTGAGACCGCCTGTGAAGCCATCGTAATCCACAGAACCGGTGCAGCCtgcccctctttagcatagATCGTGTCAAACAACAAACATCTTCTCGACTCCAAACTCCAATAAATGTTTCTTTGTGCGATCCTCTCTAGCTTTAACATTTTCTTATCGAATCTCGGCCTCGCGCATGAAGCTGGGAATAGAAAGACCTCCCTCGCCAGGCTCAAAATGGGCAGCACCAAAGTTTCTCTGTTGGTTACGAATGGCACCAGCATCGGCTCTGCCAGTGGCATTGTCCATCAATCCAACGACATCGTCGACAGGGTTTCCCTCACGGCCTGGGCCAAGGGCAGAGTCATTGTCGAAAGAGTAAATTTTAATTCCACGCAGATGGGTGTCTTTGCCATTTTGGTGGTTCTCAAGGATCTGCATCTGCACAACCCAGGCGACGAGAGTGTTGCCGTCAGGATCACCGCCGGCGCCAGCAATGGGGACTTGTTGCCAGCCTACAGGGTTCTCCATGGTCATGGTAGCGAACTCGATGAGGTTGTTCTCGCTGGTACCGGCCTTGAAAACAACCTTTGTCGGTGTGTAGGATTCATCCTCATTGTAGTCGACATAAAATCGAATGTCGCGGATGCCAACACGTTTGGTAAAGTACATGGTAAGCTTGTGAGGCTGAGGGCCGTCGGACCTTGGAGATGTGTCAGTAAAGTAAGGAAATTGAAGGTTTACAAGTACACTTACTGCCAGAACTGCTTTAGGTCGTCGCTCTTGAGCTCTTCGACTCCATTACCAGGCTTGTGGCTGCTGACGGTAAAGCGAGCGAGGTTGGAGATTTCCTTAAGACCGGCAGTAGCGGGATCAAAAAGGGGAGCAATTTCTTGGGCTTGGTCTTCGTCACCATCGTCACCATCctcgtcttcctcttcggttTCCGAATTATCGTCTTCATACTCCTCCGCGGAAACAGTCTGTTGATCGACTTCcgcatcttcctcctcggcaGTAATGTTACCGTTAAAAGAATCATCAACTTGAGCGGCTATGGCAGCTGCTTGCGCTAGTGCGGGCATTGGGCGGGCACGGCCTTGGAGGATGCTGTCATCAGGTTCTGGCTCGGAGCTGGAGCCGTCGTAATCGACGGGAGGCATGCTGAGTTGCCGACCTTCGACAAGTGTTGCTATGAGGTTGTCAACATCGAGTCGGACTCGCTcggccatcatctcttcaACGGTTATGACGTTCTCCTGCGCAGCTTGAAGAGCGGCATCGTCGTTCTCTATGTCTTCGTATTCGTGGGAAGGGATCGGTCGGAAGATTCGCACGCGCTTGCGAAGCAATTTTCcgttctttttcttaaaaGGCAGTTCGCCGAGAGGGGCTCGGTCCATGCGGCCTTTGCGAACATAAGGTATATAAGGATGATTGAAGACAGAATAAAAATCCCGTTGGGGAGGCATGGTTCGCGGAACAACTGAGATGTTTGGGTACAAAAGGGGAATAGGTGCGCTTGCGAAAGAACACGCTAGGAAAAGTagtgaaagaaagaaatacaGGAAGAGATTGCTGTAAAGGATAGATTTGAGTAGTTGTGCAGTTGTGAGGGATACAAGTTTGATGAGAATGCAAGAGTGTGAAGGAAAAGATGGGCTCACATGGCGTAGGAGTGCGCAGTTAAAATTCCTCAGGTCGAGCAGCAATTGGCAAACGGCGTCAGGTGGACTAACTTGACGGATTGAATAATGGACAAAGTCTCATCATCTGAGATGTGCGCAGTGCAGGCAGCTGCTATCACTTGATGCCAACTGCCCGCCAACTACCAAATTCCAACTTCCAACTTAGTATCTGCAACTGGCAAGGTAGCAATACAGTGCAATGCTGTAAAAGAGGGCAGCATCATTAAAGTACGCGATTTAAAAATTCAACTTACTTCTTCTATAAAGACGAAATGGATTTTGAGGTGGTGCTCGACGCCTTTGCCTGTCAGGTGGCTCATCAGGTGTTCGATGTAGAGGAGGTCCGTCAGGAGTTATCATAGAAGCGCCAGCTGGCGATGCTCCTTGACTTAGCTGCGGCCTACTCCTAGTAGCAGGACCGCTTGGAGTGGCGGAAAAATGGGGAGCTGGGGATGAGGTTATCTCGGATTCAGGAGGTCTCGGGCTCGAGGCTGCGTTTGCATGCGCACGAGGATGAACATATGTGTTTGTGTCTGCATGAGTGGCAGCTACATGACGAGCTCTTCTCGAGCCACGTGTGATATCCATGCTCGCTAGCTATTATATCTGGTTGGCAGTGGCAGTAGCATTCACTGCAATTAGCTTATATCAACACTGGCAGGACTTATTGAGTGCTGCCCTCAATATACAGGCCCTACAGTACCTTTGTAGGTACttagtaggttagtaggtacctaggtatggaAGGTAATCAATTAGGCGCGCTCGCGGTTGTTTCCAAGGATGGAAAATGTGATGTGACTGGATGAATGAACGCGATCACGTGGTTTCTATTCTGAGCACCTTCCCTGAGTCCTGGTCTCAGTTTGGCTTAGCTCGTTCAACGACTGACTCTCTCTTAATCTCTGACTCTGACCAACTTCAGCTTTGACCTTACCTGGCCTGGGCGTGTCTCAAATACCGGTAGCATTTTGTTTGCTTTTTATTTTCGAAAAGAATAAGGAGTATCAACGCTAAGGAGTCAATGCCATCACTTTACAGAATCGTCCGATAACGCAATCAATATTCTTCATCTGTTCAACTCGACTGGCATCGGCAATTCCTCGTCAAACTTCGGGCTCTAGTGAGTCTGAACCGACCTCTCGCCTTTACACCCAAGCGACGATCTTTCCCCAGATTCCTGGTTGTTCTCAACCCCTGCTGAACCAGGGCAACCAGCCTCTTCCTTAGTTATGGGCTGGGACCCCACACCTCGAAAAGAAAAGCTTCCAGAAAATCTTGGTGATTATGAATCGTTAGACCAAAACTGCCCATCACTGCCATTTTGATGGAACTGCCAAGTTTGAAGTTTGATCCCCTGGTGGATCGCGTCATTCTCCTCCCTCCTTTTCGGAGTTGAGTAGCTGAGTTGTCGTTCTGCTGCGCCGCTGGCTCACACCAAACAGGGAGGTTATATCGGGACATGATGACGAATGTACACCACCATCTCCTTCCAGTGATCTTCGATAGGGTTACATTGAAACAACACGACGGAATCCCTAATCAATTGGAAAAGGCGGATTGTCCGTCAGCCCGTCCGGCCTCCCCCATGAGGACGCCTTGACCATCTATGCCACTGTAAACCCGTTCAACGGTGAGTACCTTACACTAACACAGGCACGAGGTCCCCTGGAAATTAGATCCCGTCTGATATGGAACGGATATACCGAAATAACTTCAGCCCTTGCCGTTCTGACTGAACGGCGAGACATGCGAAAGATCGTCTGATTTCATCTTTAGTGCAGAGCCTAGTAACATGAAACATCGTTCTGTGGCCTCTGCGTTGAACAAACTCCTTCTAGTCGGTGGCTAAAAACGTTGCTAACATGCACGTCCTACGTATGTCGAGTCGTGTGGGCCACGTCGCCAGCCTCATCTACAACCATCATCCCAGCTCCGATCACTCGAACAAGCCTCACATTGAACTATTTCATTGCCAACGATCCGAATTCTTGGTCCGCGCTGGTACCATCGTTGAGATCCCCGTGCGTCATTCTCGTTTTGACTCAACTACCGGCCTCCCCGTTGGCCAATTCGACTGACTTACTCCAAGGTCCCCCCATGCAACTGGTCCTTCAATGTCCTTCACAAGATCCAAGCTTTTGGCCTTCTTTTTGCTTCTGTCTGTCTAAGTCGAGACCTCTATACCGCTCGTCTCAGCTTGTTCGGCTTCTATTCGTCCTCAATGCCTCAGCGTCCTTCAGTGCTCAGCTCACATACCCACCATCAGTGCCATCCCGACGATGTCATTAGCAAGGATAGCCTCATTGGATCACGGTTGAGGCAGGGTAAAAGAACACTTGGTGGGCCTTGATGATCCCTGGTGATCTCTGGATTTGGTCTCGCAGGTGAGAAGTCTCATCAGCATAAATATCTAGACATAGCGACTGTTTCGAATAGCGACCAATCTAcaatcaatctcaatcaTCTTGCACTACTTCTCTGACTACAAGAGAGGAGACCTCATCTTGGGTTTTATCTGAATCTTTTCAATGTATCTTGACCCTCTGCCTACTATTGCTTCAACTCTCACATCTTCTTCGTCCGACATGTCCTCATCCATACTCAATAATCGCTCGGCTCGCAGTACGCCTGCCGGAGCCAACCCTGCTTTTAGCCCTCCCGCCGAAGCCTCCAGCGCTTCGACCCAAGATAGGGTCTCATACATCCGGGAGAACTCTCCAGAGGCTGAGAGCATACCTTCCAACCCAGCCATTACACCCATCATCACTCATGGGGATGGCCTGGCCTCGCCCAGCGGCCGGAACTCTGAGACTGACACCGTTGTGCCTCTTCAACCTGCCGTCAGCCAAGATGCCATGCGATCTCGTCCCGGTTCTCGCACCGGCAACTTTGTCACTCCCAAGGCCACTCGCTTCTCCCAGGACGGTGCAGAGCCAATCCAATATTCTAGCGGCTCAGTAAAGTCTGCTCGACGACGCACACGTGAGCGTGAAGATTACGACTTTGATCAAGCTGCCGACTACGCTCCTATGAGCGAATACGAACGCTACTACCGCAATGAAGGTCGCAACGACCGGGATCGGTACACTCGAAGGGGCCCTTACCCACCTCCTACATACATGAACCGCCGTCGAGCACCCCCTCTTGACTCAGATGAGGAGTTTTACAGCAGTGACGACCCTCGACTACCTCCCAACGATAGACGTAGGATGATGGATGAAGAGGCAGGCTACCCTGGTCGACCTTACGCTTTCCGACGCACCTCTACTCTCAACGGCTTCAACATCACCACTGGCAAGCTCCAATGGAACGAGTTGAGTCGACAGGAGAAGTCTGAAATCATGCGCCTCCCGTTGACACAATGGATGAACTCAAATTTCAAGAACCACTTCGTCGCTGGTGTGGGAGAGTTTATCGGCACCACCATGTTCCTTttctttgcctttgctgGCACTGAGGTTGCCAATATTCAGGCTGATACCAACAACAGGACTACCACGGGTGAATCTACTGGTAGTCTCAACGTTTCTAAACTCCTCTACATCTCTATCATCTTTGGTTTCTCTCTCATGGTTAACGTCTGGGTCTTCTTCCGCATCAGTGGTGGTCTATTCAACCCTGCTGTCACCATGGCCATGTTGATGGTCAAGGCCATCAGCATCACAAGAGCCATCGTTCTATTCCTCGCTCAAATCCTGGGATCTATGCTTGCCTCTGTTGTTGTTCGCTACCTCTTCCCTGAAACATTCAATGTTCGAACCACTCTCGGTGGCGGTGCATCTTTAGTCCAGGGTGTCTTCATCGAGGCTCTCCTTACTGCTGAACTGGTCTTTACTATCTTCATGCTTGCTAAAGAGAAGCACCGAGCTACTTTCATTGCCCCCGTGGGTATTGGTCTGGCTCTTTTCATAGCTGAAATGGTTGGTGTCCAGTTCACTGGAGGTTCTCTTAACCCAGCCCGCAGCTTTGGTCCTTGTGTCATCACCGGTAGCTTCGACACGGAGCACTGGATCTACTGGGTTGGACCCGGTATTGGTTCTTTGATCGCCGTTTGCTTCTACTGGTTCATCAAGACCCTGGAGTACGAGATGGCCAACCCTGGCGCCGATGGTGACGATCTCAACGACCCTACCAAGAACCCTGAAAAGCGAGCAGAGATCCAAGCTTCCAAGCCAGTGCCCTCAGCCGCCTTTGGCTCTGGCAAGACGGCTTCCATTCTAAGTTAATGTTTGAGCTTGTGCCAACATGACTAATGAACGGAAACGATGAACATGATTCATGAAAGCAACATTTCAGAATGATTGCAACGTAACAGAAGTGTCATGGAATTTAGAGTAACCGCGCAAGGATATGCGCAAGTAAGAATTTGGAATTTGTTAAGAAATTGGACAATGGTCTGAGTTAGCTTTGGCGTTTCTACTATGGGAGTTATTAGTGCTGTAAATAGGAACTTTTCTATTGATCTACTCATTTGAGACTATGACATTGGTATCATTACTACCAAAACATCCGTGACAGCCTGAGCCAACTCATCTCGTCTGGGAAGTGGCAGCAACTGGTGGAGGTTATGTTACTTCTTCGGTTACATATAACACCATGAGTGATCCAATACGACAAGTATCAACAGATACTTAACTCTTGGTGTGCTTGACGGGTTGTCAAGAAGAAACCACCCAGATACGTGCGAGATAGCCTCATGTTCTATGTCAACATAGTGAtaacttcttcttgttcGAACTAAGTTAATGGCTTCTCCAGGAAGATGACCTTGTAAAGATAGAAATCTCCAGAAGCAGCTGGCTCCTTGGGGTTTAAGGTAACACTAGGCCGTGGTAACATTGTCCTAGTATTAGAATTAAATCACAAACATGCTATATTCAGTTGTCCTATGATGTGAGATTGTAACAATTCGGGTACTGTTGAAGTTCTCTCCTGGGAATCAGACAGACGTGTCTGATTGGGTTGCAGTTCCAGCATAGCTTTCACACAACCCGTAGGATACATTGACGAAGTGCCGATTCCTCTTCTCAAATTATTTATCTCGATAATACAAAGGGTGTTGAAGTCTAGCAAGACGTAGATGTCCTCTTCCAAGGTTTATGGCCATATTCGGCCAATATGATACCCCTAAATGCCCAACAAATCTGATAATCACATATTGAAAATGTAATACTTTTGTCTTTCTGCCTGAGCGATGTCTATCGCGATGTCCCATGTTCGGATTCGGATAAATCCATCATATGTATGAGTTCCATCAACTGTTGCTGCTCGCGCCGGCGCTGTCGACGAGCGCGCAGGCTGCTCAAGCCAAAACAAACGAGAATGTACGAAAAGGAAAAGCCGATTATGCCACCCAAAGCGCCGAGCATGAATCCAGCTACAGCATCGCGGGTAAATGGGATATGGTTGACAGTTTCGGTGCTATTGTTCGTCATGGCTGCTACTGCTGCTTGGCTTGGTGGTTTTGCGATACGATATAGCGAGCACTCTCTTTGAGAAGTTATTAGAGACCAAAATAActctatatattttctaGGTTAGATTTTCTTCTCAAGATTGGTGAATTATCATGGCAGACTCACGAGCGCAGTGTTGGGAATATGCAGATCATAACAGTATTCTTTTTAGAGGAATTTAGGGAAGCTTCTTaggagaaggaaaaaaagtaGTTGTTTTGATGGGACCGGGAGATATTTCCAGTAAGCTCTTCTGTTCTTCTGGAAACAGATAGGAAGTACATATGGTTACTACAGCGGTGTTGACATGCAGTGAGGTGGCAGTGGCAGCCAGCTGGCTGTTCATCACGATCAGCGCAAGAGTGCAGTAAAAGCTAGTTGAATGAATGTCTACTCATTGGAGCTACTTTGATTTCGACTGTTTGTTCAGTCACTCACGCGAGTACCATCGGTGATGAACTGTCGATGCATTAGTTGTGAATACACTACGTCGGTCATGGTTATTGTCATTCGGTGTGAACTCAGTATATGTTCTCGCTACAAACCAGCACACGTTAATCCTTTTCCTTGCCGATGGAACGACACTAAACTTTAAGTGCAGCAACGAGATATGGGTCTAAATTTAtgatagctttaagaactTGGACACAGTTCAGAAACTGGCATCAAATGATTACACTTTCTACCAATAGCGTGAACCTTCCATTTCACGGCTGCTTGTATGCTACTCTCCATGGACTTACACTCAGCCAGGAGCTGTCTGGGATGTCGCAAAGATCACCTTTTGATCTTGATATTCACCAACTACGCAAGCTTCTTTAACAAGTTCGCAAAGAAGCCCCGTTGGCTCAGTGGTAAAGCGTATCACTAGTAATGATAAGATCACTGGTTC
This Fusarium poae strain DAOMC 252244 chromosome 3, whole genome shotgun sequence DNA region includes the following protein-coding sequences:
- a CDS encoding hypothetical protein (TransMembrane:1 (o86-107i)); translation: MILRHSGRLVRRLNDHVSSLNLARSAGLQVRHWSPSRNLDVSNGKLRFSTQSNKKRDDTRRYDAEDQKSHRSSSEPSLLAKMGESAATTFASILVLGLGFAAAGYIYHKSYKWLVIKKMTHAFEPGDPVLDLAAIGKDVPHKPGGSNEHWIFRPEQERVDAIVMGSVAGHYHLLIGEKGCGKSSMLIDAMRKNEGDGVAMFEAHADLEIFRLRLGKALDYEYHEDYIGGYFSERGPRETTALLDIERALNKLEKVAMTKRKERGKPLVVIVNQMHLLRHNDDGRDLIELLQQKAEQWAAANIVTMVFNSDDYWVYERLKQLATRMEVLPVTDLPKQQAISALRRYRQKYWKEAIDHDILEEVYERVGGRLSFLNRVAKSKNMLATCEIIKEIEKKWFLNQCWILGKEMDDDVMDQQKWAAAAMSLAKALIDKEDDMANHETYDPIEGHKLPTYKFHIAQQIMTRCDFIRDLDSLNLFSITSQADVRASSVPMHRAFREICSEPGFDKHLELTIERIAAIESLGRTRELVTKDLVLGGQYEIEQTRKGITMKLKEGEEEQPEQWFPGNEGPPCKD
- a CDS encoding hypothetical protein (BUSCO:41401at5125), whose protein sequence is MPPQRDFYSVFNHPYIPYVRKGRMDRAPLGELPFKKKNGKLLRKRVRIFRPIPSHEYEDIENDDAALQAAQENVITVEEMMAERVRLDVDNLIATLVEGRQLSMPPVDYDGSSSEPEPDDSILQGRARPMPALAQAAAIAAQVDDSFNGNITAEEEDAEVDQQTVSAEEYEDDNSETEEEDEDGDDGDEDQAQEIAPLFDPATAGLKEISNLARFTVSSHKPGNGVEELKSDDLKQFWQSDGPQPHKLTMYFTKRVGIRDIRFYVDYNEDESYTPTKVVFKAGTSENNLIEFATMTMENPVGWQQVPIAGAGGDPDGNTLVAWVVQMQILENHQNGKDTHLRGIKIYSFDNDSALGPGREGNPVDDVVGLMDNATGRADAGAIRNQQRNFGAAHFEPGEGGLSIPSFMREAEIR
- a CDS encoding hypothetical protein (TransMembrane:6 (i269-288o317-338i359-384o404-422i434-455o475-495i)), with the translated sequence MSSSILNNRSARSTPAGANPAFSPPAEASSASTQDRVSYIRENSPEAESIPSNPAITPIITHGDGLASPSGRNSETDTVVPLQPAVSQDAMRSRPGSRTGNFVTPKATRFSQDGAEPIQYSSGSVKSARRRTREREDYDFDQAADYAPMSEYERYYRNEGRNDRDRYTRRGPYPPPTYMNRRRAPPLDSDEEFYSSDDPRLPPNDRRRMMDEEAGYPGRPYAFRRTSTLNGFNITTGKLQWNELSRQEKSEIMRLPLTQWMNSNFKNHFVAGVGEFIGTTMFLFFAFAGTEVANIQADTNNRTTTGESTGSLNVSKLLYISIIFGFSLMVNVWVFFRISGGLFNPAVTMAMLMVKAISITRAIVLFLAQILGSMLASVVVRYLFPETFNVRTTLGGGASLVQGVFIEALLTAELVFTIFMLAKEKHRATFIAPVGIGLALFIAEMVGVQFTGGSLNPARSFGPCVITGSFDTEHWIYWVGPGIGSLIAVCFYWFIKTLEYEMANPGADGDDLNDPTKNPEKRAEIQASKPVPSAAFGSGKTASILS